From a region of the Globicephala melas chromosome 19, mGloMel1.2, whole genome shotgun sequence genome:
- the VSTM1 gene encoding V-set and transmembrane domain-containing protein 1 isoform X1 yields MITEFLSLLHLGLCLGNEDKKTHDKDDQSGLDPAKTDTKVIFVATFCCLCVLLLFIAVFFIYRCTRHDSSHEESAKRTSHSKLPEQGAAGVSKLEGTSESPEESQGVIYVKLNTNALSEAASVPTVEPPGSCDYATLKV; encoded by the exons GGCTTTGTCTGGGCAATGAAGATAAGAAAACTCATG ATAAAGATGATCAAAGTGGACTTGACCCTGCAAAAACAG ACACCAAAGTCATCTTTGTCGCCACCTTCTGCTGCCTCTGTGTCCTTCTCCTCTTCATCGCCGTCTTCTTCATCTACAGATGCACTCGGCACG attcatCACATGAAGAATCCGCCAAGAG aaCCAGCCATTCCAAACTTCCCGAGCAGGGAGCTGCAG GTGTATCCAAACTGGAAGGAACATCTGAATCG CCTGAAGAATCCCAGGGAGTGATCTATGTAAAGTTAAACACCAACGCACTGTCTGAGGCAGCTTCTGTCCCCACCGTGGAGCCCCCAGGGTCGTGTGACTACGCAACACTGAAGGTATAG
- the VSTM1 gene encoding V-set and transmembrane domain-containing protein 1 isoform X2 → MITEFLSLLHLDTKVIFVATFCCLCVLLLFIAVFFIYRCTRHDSSHEESAKRTSHSKLPEQGAAGVSKLEGTSESPEESQGVIYVKLNTNALSEAASVPTVEPPGSCDYATLKV, encoded by the exons ACACCAAAGTCATCTTTGTCGCCACCTTCTGCTGCCTCTGTGTCCTTCTCCTCTTCATCGCCGTCTTCTTCATCTACAGATGCACTCGGCACG attcatCACATGAAGAATCCGCCAAGAG aaCCAGCCATTCCAAACTTCCCGAGCAGGGAGCTGCAG GTGTATCCAAACTGGAAGGAACATCTGAATCG CCTGAAGAATCCCAGGGAGTGATCTATGTAAAGTTAAACACCAACGCACTGTCTGAGGCAGCTTCTGTCCCCACCGTGGAGCCCCCAGGGTCGTGTGACTACGCAACACTGAAGGTATAG